One genomic window of Xanthobacter dioxanivorans includes the following:
- the coaE gene encoding dephospho-CoA kinase (Dephospho-CoA kinase (CoaE) performs the final step in coenzyme A biosynthesis.) gives MWILGLTGSIGMGKSATARLFRAHGVPVHDADASVHGLYRGAAVGPVEAAFPGVARDGAVDRAALGARVLGDGEAMRRLEAIVHPLVRAEEESFLASARAAGARLVVLDIPLLFETGGAGRADAIAVVSAPKAVQRARVLDRPGMTDDKFEAILAKQMPDAEKRRRAHFVIDTGRGYASAEHQVAGIVRALAGPGRRRPE, from the coding sequence ATGTGGATCCTCGGCCTCACCGGCTCCATCGGCATGGGGAAATCGGCGACGGCACGCCTGTTCCGCGCCCATGGGGTGCCGGTGCACGATGCCGACGCGTCGGTACACGGGCTCTATCGCGGGGCGGCGGTGGGGCCGGTGGAGGCGGCCTTTCCGGGGGTGGCGCGGGATGGCGCCGTCGACCGGGCGGCGCTTGGCGCCCGGGTGCTCGGCGACGGCGAGGCGATGCGGCGGCTGGAGGCCATCGTGCATCCCCTGGTGCGGGCCGAGGAGGAATCCTTCCTCGCCAGCGCCCGCGCGGCGGGGGCTCGTCTGGTGGTGCTCGACATCCCGCTCCTGTTCGAAACGGGAGGTGCCGGGCGCGCCGATGCGATCGCCGTGGTCAGCGCGCCGAAAGCTGTGCAGCGCGCCCGTGTTCTCGACCGGCCGGGCATGACGGACGACAAATTCGAGGCCATCCTCGCCAAGCAGATGCCCGATGCGGAGAAGCGCCGGCGGGCGCATTTCGTCATCGACACCGGGCGTGGCTACGCTTCGGCCGAGCATCAGGTGGCGGGGATCGTGCGGGCGCTGGCCGGACCGGGCCGGCGGCGGCCGGAGTAA
- a CDS encoding Maf family protein encodes MWRGEQPLVLASKSATRLSLLVHAGVPVETVAADVDERALQAEAGDLDPARIALLLARAKALSGATAAPGRMVLGADQTLALGPKIYHKPATIEAARIQLMELAGHTHALHSAVAVALDGTVMFETVVSAFLTMRPLSEEALSNYLVAAGARVLTSVGAYQLESVGVHLFTRVDGDHFTILGLPLLQLLPFFREQGLLP; translated from the coding sequence GTGTGGCGTGGTGAACAGCCGCTGGTGCTCGCGTCCAAGAGCGCAACGCGGTTGAGCCTTCTCGTGCATGCGGGCGTGCCCGTGGAGACGGTGGCCGCCGATGTGGACGAGCGCGCCCTTCAGGCGGAGGCCGGCGATTTGGACCCCGCCCGCATCGCCCTCCTTCTGGCCCGGGCGAAAGCGCTTTCGGGCGCGACGGCGGCGCCGGGGCGCATGGTGCTGGGCGCGGACCAGACCCTGGCCCTCGGGCCGAAGATCTATCACAAGCCGGCCACCATCGAAGCGGCGCGGATCCAGCTGATGGAGCTCGCCGGCCACACCCATGCTCTGCATTCGGCGGTGGCCGTGGCGTTGGATGGCACGGTGATGTTCGAGACGGTGGTGAGTGCCTTCCTCACCATGCGGCCCTTGTCGGAAGAAGCGCTCAGCAACTACCTCGTGGCGGCGGGCGCGCGGGTGCTCACCTCGGTGGGTGCCTACCAGCTTGAATCGGTGGGCGTGCACCTGTTCACGCGCGTGGATGGCGACCACTTCACCATTCTCGGCCTGCCCCTGCTGCAGCTCCTGCCCTTCTTCCGCGAGCAGGGGCTTCTGCCGTGA
- a CDS encoding thioredoxin domain-containing protein: protein MSENRLSRETSPYLLQHKDNPVHWWAFGPDAFAEARATGKPILLSVGYAACHWCHVMAHESFEDPQVAGLMNALFVNIKVDREERPDVDQIYMAALQQLGQSGGWPLTMFLDPQGRPFWGGTYFPPVTSYGRPAFSEVLQQVSTVFTENPDKVEKNANTILTRLKKAAEPVAGVAIGQEDLDGAAARTAELFDPVHGGLKGAPKFPQSGLMELLWRVGTRRRDDKLKAMVALTLNRMSEGGIYDHLGGGFARYSVDEIWFVPHFEKMLYDNAQLLDLLALAHRDTGDGLFLRRAREIVGWLEREMLTPEGAFAASLDADSEGHEGRFYVWTAREIEAVLGAEDAAFFNRFYDVTPAGNWEAGNILNRTDAGFVSAEAEARLEPLREKLLAAREHRVRPGRDDKVLADWNGLMIAALARTGAFLGEAAWVALAQRAFDTVCARMITGGRLAHSWCGDKLVAPGLASDLAAMARAGLALHEATGAGEGLERAAGFLEALEAHHLDPATGTYFLTADDADSLVVRPRITHDEAVPNSSAVAAEALVRLSALTGNDALRARADRILSGLSGPAAKNALAHGAALNAIDTRLNLAQIVVVGARSGALATAALEVPFPLRVLVRADEGSSALAGSVMAARIASAPAEGAAFVCIGERCSLPVTDPGRLPKAVAEMLA from the coding sequence ATGAGCGAAAACCGCCTGTCGCGGGAGACGAGCCCCTACCTTCTCCAGCACAAGGACAATCCGGTCCACTGGTGGGCCTTCGGCCCGGACGCCTTCGCCGAAGCCAGGGCCACGGGCAAGCCCATATTGCTCTCCGTCGGCTATGCCGCCTGCCACTGGTGCCACGTGATGGCGCACGAGAGCTTCGAGGATCCGCAGGTGGCGGGGCTGATGAACGCCCTGTTCGTGAATATCAAGGTGGACCGCGAGGAGCGGCCGGACGTGGACCAGATCTACATGGCCGCGCTCCAGCAGCTGGGCCAGAGCGGCGGCTGGCCGCTCACCATGTTCCTGGATCCGCAGGGCCGGCCCTTCTGGGGCGGCACCTATTTCCCGCCGGTGACGAGCTATGGCCGGCCGGCATTCAGCGAGGTGCTGCAGCAGGTCTCCACGGTCTTCACCGAGAACCCCGACAAGGTGGAGAAGAACGCCAATACCATCCTGACCCGCCTCAAGAAGGCGGCCGAGCCCGTGGCCGGCGTCGCCATCGGGCAGGAGGACCTCGACGGGGCGGCGGCGCGCACCGCGGAGCTTTTCGATCCGGTGCATGGCGGGCTGAAGGGCGCGCCGAAGTTTCCCCAGTCCGGCCTCATGGAGCTGCTCTGGCGGGTCGGCACCCGGCGCCGGGACGACAAGCTGAAGGCCATGGTCGCCCTCACCCTCAACCGCATGAGCGAGGGCGGCATCTACGATCATCTCGGCGGCGGTTTCGCCCGCTATTCTGTGGACGAGATCTGGTTCGTCCCGCATTTCGAGAAAATGCTCTACGACAATGCCCAGCTCCTCGATCTGCTGGCCTTGGCCCATCGTGACACCGGTGACGGGCTGTTCCTGCGCCGGGCGCGGGAGATCGTCGGCTGGCTCGAGCGGGAGATGCTGACGCCCGAAGGCGCCTTCGCCGCCAGCCTCGATGCGGACAGCGAGGGTCATGAGGGCCGCTTCTATGTGTGGACCGCGCGAGAGATCGAGGCCGTCCTCGGCGCCGAGGATGCGGCCTTCTTCAACCGCTTCTACGACGTGACCCCCGCCGGCAATTGGGAGGCGGGCAACATCCTCAACCGCACCGACGCCGGCTTCGTTAGCGCCGAGGCCGAAGCGCGCCTTGAGCCGCTGCGGGAAAAGCTGCTGGCCGCGCGGGAGCACCGCGTGCGCCCCGGCCGCGACGACAAGGTACTGGCCGACTGGAACGGCCTGATGATCGCCGCTTTGGCCCGGACCGGCGCCTTCCTCGGCGAGGCCGCCTGGGTCGCGCTGGCGCAGCGGGCGTTCGACACCGTGTGCGCTCGGATGATCACGGGCGGGCGCCTCGCCCATTCCTGGTGCGGCGACAAGCTGGTGGCTCCCGGCCTTGCCTCGGACCTCGCCGCCATGGCGCGCGCCGGCCTCGCCCTGCACGAGGCAACGGGGGCAGGGGAGGGCCTGGAGCGGGCCGCCGGCTTCCTGGAGGCGCTGGAGGCGCACCATCTCGACCCGGCGACGGGCACCTATTTCCTCACCGCGGATGATGCCGACAGCCTCGTCGTGCGCCCCCGCATCACCCATGACGAGGCGGTTCCCAACTCCAGCGCGGTCGCGGCGGAGGCCCTGGTCCGCCTCTCGGCCCTCACCGGCAACGATGCCCTGCGGGCCCGGGCCGACCGGATCCTCTCCGGGCTGTCGGGGCCGGCAGCGAAGAATGCGCTCGCGCACGGAGCTGCGCTGAACGCCATCGACACCCGCCTCAACCTCGCGCAGATCGTCGTCGTGGGGGCGAGGAGCGGGGCGCTTGCAACCGCCGCGCTTGAGGTGCCGTTCCCACTCAGGGTCCTTGTCCGCGCGGATGAGGGCTCTTCCGCTCTCGCCGGCAGCGTCATGGCGGCGCGGATCGCGTCGGCGCCGGCAGAGGGTGCGGCTTTCGTCTGCATCGGCGAACGCTGCTCGCTCCCGGTGACCGATCCGGGGCGCCTTCCGAAGGCCGTGGCGGAAATGCTGGCCTGA
- a CDS encoding shikimate dehydrogenase: MSVRVCVTGQPVSYSRSPLLHGYWLRKYGIDGAYGREEVPPSEAVDFYRSLATRGYVGCNVTAPNKEIAFSVLDEAEESAATLGAANTLWLEDGRLCGASTDGYGFIANLDAGALGWDGERKTALVLGAGGASRAIVHALVARGFERVALANRTLERAEAIAAMFGPVVRPLALERIGDVMRDADVLVNCTSLGMKGAAPLLLDLSGLRPEAVVSDIVYVPLVTPLLKMAAGQGFRTVDGLGMLLHQGVPGFERWFGVRPEVTPELRALLVADLKAKGQLEA; the protein is encoded by the coding sequence GTGAGCGTGCGTGTCTGTGTCACCGGCCAGCCGGTCAGCTATTCCCGCTCGCCCCTTCTGCATGGCTACTGGCTTCGGAAATACGGCATCGACGGCGCCTATGGCCGTGAGGAAGTACCACCGTCGGAGGCCGTGGACTTTTATCGCAGCCTCGCCACGCGGGGCTATGTCGGCTGCAACGTGACCGCGCCGAACAAGGAGATCGCCTTCTCGGTCCTCGACGAGGCGGAGGAGAGCGCGGCGACGCTGGGCGCGGCGAACACCCTGTGGCTCGAGGACGGCAGGCTCTGCGGCGCCAGCACCGACGGTTACGGCTTCATCGCCAATCTCGATGCGGGGGCGCTGGGCTGGGACGGGGAGCGCAAGACCGCGCTGGTCCTCGGCGCGGGCGGGGCCTCGCGGGCCATCGTGCATGCGCTGGTGGCACGCGGATTCGAGCGGGTGGCGCTCGCCAATCGCACGCTGGAGCGGGCGGAGGCGATCGCGGCCATGTTTGGCCCGGTTGTGCGTCCCCTGGCCCTTGAGCGCATAGGGGACGTGATGCGGGATGCGGACGTCCTGGTGAACTGCACGTCGCTGGGCATGAAGGGGGCGGCCCCGCTCCTGCTTGACCTGTCGGGGCTGCGGCCCGAGGCGGTGGTGAGCGACATCGTCTACGTGCCGCTGGTGACGCCGCTGCTGAAGATGGCCGCCGGGCAAGGCTTCCGCACCGTGGACGGGCTCGGCATGCTGCTGCATCAGGGCGTGCCCGGCTTCGAGCGCTGGTTCGGCGTGCGGCCGGAGGTCACGCCGGAACTGCGCGCTCTTCTCGTCGCCGACCTGAAGGCCAAGGGCCAGCTGGAGGCCTGA
- the dnaQ gene encoding DNA polymerase III subunit epsilon — MREIVLDTETTGLEAYGGDRLVEIGCVEMVNRILTGTVFHVYINPERDMPVEAFNVHGLSAEFLSDKKKFEEVADEFLNFIAEDTLVIHNAAFDIGFLNAELERSGRSTIARDRVVDTLALARRKHPGGGNRLDDLMRRYGIDSSRRVKHGALLDAELLAEVYGELLGGKQASLIGLTEEASEAPRLVVEARAAHVRPEPLAPRLTDAEAQAHAVFVASLGEKAVWLKYADAPPVEKTGS, encoded by the coding sequence ATGCGCGAGATCGTGCTCGATACCGAGACGACGGGCCTCGAGGCCTATGGTGGCGACCGGCTCGTGGAGATCGGCTGCGTGGAGATGGTCAACCGCATCCTCACCGGGACGGTGTTCCACGTCTATATCAATCCTGAGCGGGACATGCCGGTGGAGGCGTTCAACGTCCATGGCCTCTCCGCCGAATTCTTGTCGGACAAGAAGAAATTCGAAGAAGTTGCCGATGAATTCCTGAATTTCATCGCCGAAGATACCTTGGTCATCCACAATGCCGCGTTCGACATCGGCTTCCTCAATGCCGAGCTGGAGCGTTCCGGCCGGTCCACCATCGCCCGCGACCGGGTGGTGGACACGCTGGCCCTGGCGCGGCGCAAGCATCCCGGTGGCGGCAACCGCCTCGACGATCTGATGCGGCGCTACGGCATCGACAGCTCCCGCCGGGTGAAGCACGGCGCGCTGCTCGATGCGGAGCTGTTGGCGGAAGTCTATGGCGAGCTGCTCGGCGGCAAGCAGGCGAGTCTCATCGGCCTGACCGAGGAGGCGAGCGAAGCCCCGCGCCTGGTGGTGGAGGCGCGCGCCGCCCATGTTCGGCCCGAGCCGCTCGCCCCCCGCCTCACCGATGCGGAGGCGCAGGCGCATGCGGTGTTCGTGGCGAGCTTGGGAGAGAAGGCCGTCTGGCTGAAATATGCGGATGCGCCGCCGGTGGAGAAGACCGGAAGCTGA
- a CDS encoding pyruvate, water dikinase regulatory protein yields MSPSKSPAESYFHLHLVSDATGETLINVGRAACAQYVNVLPIEHVYPLVRSMKQLERVLNEVENNPGIVLFTLVDNDIRSRLRQRCEELGVPHLSVMAPVVRLFQSYLGGEPTPRVGGQHSLDASYFKRIDALNFTVMHDDGHMTEDLEAADVVLLGVSRTSKTPTSIYLANRGIKTANIPLVPNVPLPPNIEKLKKPLVVGLVASPERIVEIRQNRLLSLNAGEAGSSYTDREAVSDEIAFSRRLCARNGWPLIDVTRRSIEETAANIYTLYSERRRREIAET; encoded by the coding sequence GTGTCACCTTCGAAGTCGCCCGCCGAAAGCTACTTCCACCTCCATCTCGTCTCCGATGCCACGGGCGAAACCCTCATCAATGTGGGGCGGGCGGCGTGCGCCCAGTACGTGAACGTGTTGCCCATCGAGCACGTCTACCCGCTGGTGCGCTCCATGAAGCAGCTGGAGCGGGTGCTGAACGAGGTCGAGAACAATCCCGGCATCGTGCTTTTCACCCTGGTGGACAACGACATCCGCAGCCGGCTCCGGCAGCGCTGCGAGGAGCTGGGTGTCCCGCATCTGTCGGTGATGGCGCCAGTGGTGCGGCTGTTCCAGTCCTATCTGGGCGGCGAGCCGACCCCGCGCGTGGGCGGCCAGCATTCCCTCGACGCGAGCTATTTCAAGCGCATCGATGCGCTCAATTTCACCGTCATGCACGACGACGGCCATATGACCGAGGACCTGGAGGCGGCGGACGTGGTGCTGCTCGGCGTATCGCGCACCTCCAAAACGCCTACCTCCATCTATCTTGCCAACCGGGGCATCAAGACCGCGAACATCCCGCTGGTCCCCAACGTGCCGCTGCCGCCCAACATCGAGAAGCTGAAGAAGCCGCTTGTGGTCGGCCTGGTGGCGAGCCCGGAGCGGATCGTCGAGATCCGGCAGAACCGCCTGCTCAGCCTCAATGCGGGGGAGGCGGGAAGTTCCTATACGGACCGCGAGGCGGTGAGCGACGAAATCGCCTTTTCGCGGCGCCTGTGCGCGCGCAACGGCTGGCCGCTCATTGATGTGACCCGCCGGTCCATCGAGGAGACGGCGGCCAACATCTATACGCTCTACAGCGAGCGCCGCCGGCGCGAGATTGCCGAAACATGA
- the mnmE gene encoding tRNA uridine-5-carboxymethylaminomethyl(34) synthesis GTPase MnmE: protein MSDTIFALSSGRPPAGVAVVRISGPRAQAAGLALAGVLPPPRLARYGALMDPASGEVLDRGLLLFFPGPASATGEDVVELHLHGGRAVVTAVLRALSGLPGLKPAEAGAFTRRAHAHGKLDLAEVEGLADLVAAESEAQRRQALAIASGALSRRVEGWREGLIGALALLEATIDFSDEGDVPGDLAAQAAGVIGGLRSDLLSALADAARGERVRDGLVVAIAGPPNAGKSTLLNRLAGREAAIVSPLPGTTRDVLEVHLELAGQAVTLLDTAGLRETTDMVEAEGVRRARARAEGADLVLWLSEDAAPPPAVFSNAIKVRTKTDQGGACPADWLGISAATGAGIEGLVSHLERRAGEIGGGEPALVTRERQRLALESATAHLERALGDFGGREELRAEEVRLAVRSLDQTIGRVDVDQVLDAVFSTFCIGK from the coding sequence ATGTCCGACACCATCTTCGCCCTGTCCTCGGGACGCCCGCCGGCGGGTGTCGCGGTGGTGCGTATTTCCGGTCCGCGGGCACAGGCGGCGGGTCTTGCACTCGCCGGCGTCCTGCCGCCGCCGCGGCTCGCCCGCTACGGCGCCCTGATGGATCCGGCGAGCGGGGAGGTGCTGGACCGCGGGCTGCTGCTGTTCTTTCCCGGCCCGGCCAGCGCCACCGGGGAGGACGTGGTGGAGCTGCATCTGCATGGCGGCCGGGCCGTGGTGACGGCGGTTCTGCGTGCGCTGTCCGGCCTGCCGGGCCTGAAGCCGGCGGAGGCCGGGGCGTTCACCCGCCGCGCCCACGCCCATGGCAAGCTCGACCTCGCCGAGGTGGAGGGCCTTGCGGATCTGGTGGCGGCGGAGAGCGAGGCGCAGCGGCGCCAGGCCCTCGCGATCGCGTCCGGCGCGCTCTCCCGGCGGGTGGAAGGGTGGCGCGAGGGGCTGATCGGAGCACTGGCGTTGCTGGAAGCCACCATCGATTTTTCCGACGAGGGCGACGTGCCGGGGGACCTGGCCGCCCAGGCGGCCGGGGTGATCGGCGGCCTTCGGTCGGATCTCCTGTCCGCCCTTGCCGATGCGGCGCGGGGCGAGCGGGTGCGCGACGGCCTCGTGGTGGCCATCGCCGGCCCGCCGAATGCCGGCAAGTCCACGCTGCTGAACCGCCTCGCCGGGCGGGAGGCAGCCATCGTCTCCCCCCTCCCCGGCACCACGCGGGATGTGCTGGAGGTGCATCTGGAACTGGCCGGACAGGCGGTGACCCTGCTCGACACCGCCGGCCTGCGGGAGACAACGGACATGGTGGAAGCGGAAGGGGTCCGGCGGGCGCGGGCGCGGGCGGAAGGGGCGGACCTCGTGCTTTGGCTGTCGGAGGACGCGGCACCCCCGCCCGCGGTCTTTTCCAATGCCATCAAGGTGCGCACCAAGACCGACCAGGGTGGCGCATGTCCGGCGGACTGGCTCGGCATCTCCGCCGCCACGGGGGCGGGGATCGAGGGGCTGGTTTCGCACCTGGAGCGACGTGCGGGCGAGATCGGCGGCGGCGAGCCCGCTCTGGTGACGCGGGAGCGCCAGCGGCTCGCCCTGGAGTCTGCGACGGCGCATCTGGAGCGGGCGCTGGGGGATTTCGGCGGGCGCGAGGAATTGCGCGCAGAAGAAGTGCGCCTGGCGGTGCGGTCGCTCGACCAGACGATCGGCCGGGTGGACGTGGACCAGGTGCTCGATGCGGTGTTCAGCACCTTCTGCATCGGTAAATAG